A single region of the Falco cherrug isolate bFalChe1 unplaced genomic scaffold, bFalChe1.pri scaffold_41, whole genome shotgun sequence genome encodes:
- the LOC129735141 gene encoding heat shock factor protein 5-like has product MRLLESQAINSLAAFHGPAPARAVVRGPPGCRRDGSGLAAGPPRAATFGPGPQPPGRSRKLREMRGTCRSARGGGSGGAGRRLSAALAPPTDTDASQQPGPVSADTFPARLRRLVNSPRCRSVRWGASGRGLVINRPRCECELLGAGPAVAAQPGGRGAAAAAGFFKTTNFSSFMRQLSLYGFRKVGVLPGSGVLGPGPEGGQGNGGNGTGPLHRFRSPHFRRDRHDLLVHLKRLTKGNKAKMAAGLDVTSRPPNRFQRLLGTPLAGQPLPPPSTLSNANRPGLLTVGQFHQLYGQGVFPPYSYTATSCRAPSTSPAQRLGPTPVPSTWIQQGPLGLLPGQGASPAFPDKGAAFPVLQTLPTGATYTLQPVASLLPLQQGTQSVAASIANCSSSASSVPYSQTCYPTATPQSCSAAAHTDPLAGCAGPTASACTHDSFLQNPPMQSSYEAELMPSDWLCNISEENKKAEVGLEAMFQVAAEVHSSCKAEKWKWHL; this is encoded by the exons ATGAGGTTACTAGAATCGCAGGCCATTAATTCCTTGG CCGCTTTCCACGGCCcggcgcccgcccgcgccgTGGTTCGAGGACCTCCAGGCTGCCGCCGGGACGGCtccgggctggcggcggggccgccccgagcGGCAACTTTCGGCCCCGGGCCTCAGCCGCCCGGTCGCTCACGGAAGCTACgggagat GCGGGGCACGTGCCGTTCGGCGCGTGGCGGGGGAAGCggaggagcggggcggcggTTGAGCGCGGCGTTGGCGCCACCTACCGACACGGACGCGTCGCAGCAGCCCGGCCCCGTCAGTGCCGACACCTTCCCCGCCAGGCTGCGGCGGCTGGTCAACAGCCCGCGCTGCCGCTCCGTTCGCTGGGGCGCCTCCGGCCGGGGGCTGGTCATCAACCGGCCGCGCTGTGAGTGCGAGCTGCtgggcgccgggccggccgtCGCCGCGCAGCcgggtggccgtggggcagcggcagccgccgGTTTCTTCAAGACCACgaacttcagcagcttcatgCGACAGCTCAGTCTCTATGGCTTCCGCAAGGTGGGGGTGTTGCCGGGGAGCGGTGTGCTGGGGCCGGGCCCAGAGGGTGGACAAGGCAACGGTGGCAACGGCACCGGGCCCCTGCATCGCTTCCGCAGCCCCCACTTTCGCCGCGACCGCCACGACCTCCTCGTCCACCTGAAGCGCCTGACGAAAGGCAACAAGGCGAAGATGGCAGCGGGCCTGGATGTGACCAGCCGCCCACCCAACCGCTTCCAGCGCTTGCTTGGCACGCCACTGGCCGGGCAACCGCTGCCTCCGCCCTCGACGCTCAGCAATGCCAACAGGCCTG gactgctgaCTGTAGGACAGTTTCATCAACTTTACGGTCAAGGTGTTTTCCCTCCTTACTCCTACACGGCAACCTCGTGCCGAGCCCCCAGCACTTCACCAGCACAAAGATTAGGTCCGACTCCAGTCCCTTCCACTTGGATCCAGCAGGGACCACTTGGgttgctgccagggcaaggggcttccccagcttttccagataaagGGGCTGCCTTTCCGGTACTCCAGACGCTTCCAACGGGAGCCACGTACACACTCCAGCCTGTGGCTTCTCTTCTGCCACTTCAGCAAGGGACTCAAAGCGTTGCCGCATCCATTGCAAATTGtagcagctctgcatcttcagtgccGTACTCACAAACCTGCTATCCAACag CCACACCAcagagctgttcagcagcagcccacacagatcctctggctggctgtgctggtcctACTGCTTCAGCGTGCACCCACGACAGCTTTCTCCAG aatcctCCAATGCAGTCATCTTATGAAGCTGAACTGATGCCATCTGACTGGCTATGTAatatatctgaagaaaacaagaaggcagaagtCGGTCTTGAAGCCATGTTTCAGGTTGCCGCTGAGGTGCATTCAtcatgcaaagctgaaaagtggAAGTGGCACCTGTAG